The Actinopolyspora erythraea genome has a segment encoding these proteins:
- a CDS encoding helix-turn-helix transcriptional regulator: MLNGETRPSEPFVSIHRTSPVIVGREAELDTITELVLSPPAVVLLEGEAGVGKSRLIREGLERLEAERTVLIGTCQPLQEPFPYGPVVDALRTLGPPPEPERLNPVTGALRRLLPELGEFLPPTPEPLGDTAAERHRLFRGLHALLESAEPAVLVVEDLHWADEGTRELLRFLTADPPPALSVVLSYRREELAGGTPLGSAYRPPQRARSAVVTLRPLNAEQVGTLAGLLLGTEQVEDGFARQLHERTAGLPFVVEETLRALRPGCERTPHASGALRAVEQLDVPVLLRDAMAERLASLPEPVADLVRAAAVIGVPAEARLLGRVAGVPDAAHRIVRALRANVLHEDGSRHYGFRHCLARRAVYDTLTGPERTELHERALRVLAEQERPPLIQLAEHSMACGRIADWLHHGTAAADRAIGMGDVATATELLCSLLEEPSLSTADVDRLAVKFGHAALGGLAQHHVSAALRRVLSDPRLSDTARGEVRLSLGLLLLRQTACLATARGEIELAVEELRPFPDRAAVGMAALAQAHVGTTPFEKCSEWTRRVEVVLDGTDSTALRSELLANVLPAALSGSDSPEVWRHFELLPSSPGPGPEHHHIARVHGNLADAYAWLGEYATAREHLGEARGLARVTGGSPYLDSTLHGTETRLRWLTGDWAELPESAARALRDYGELRPVAVELSLVLGLHAVMRGEWENAERHLAATGVDTPDESFTPVVIAAGAARVRLGLLRGDTAGAVNAADHAVGVVRRKGIWIWASELLPEAVAAYTRLGRRTEARRLLDEFVAATANRRSPLVAPATAAARAVLCETGGQRTAAAEWWETARAGYAALPRPYSAALAGERCAAQGLAAGEESAAARMSEVIGWFERLGADLDAARCRQLLRGSGVSPPSSRRGRRGYGDELSPRERDVARLVGLGNTNREIASILFLSPRTVEQHVAKVMRKLGVSSRSDIRAE; the protein is encoded by the coding sequence ATGCTGAACGGTGAAACCCGTCCGTCCGAACCGTTCGTCTCGATACACCGCACCTCCCCGGTGATCGTGGGCCGCGAAGCGGAACTCGACACCATCACGGAACTGGTGCTGTCCCCACCCGCCGTGGTGCTGCTGGAAGGGGAAGCCGGGGTGGGCAAGTCGCGGCTGATCCGCGAGGGCCTCGAACGCCTCGAAGCGGAGCGGACCGTGCTCATCGGGACCTGTCAGCCGCTCCAGGAACCCTTCCCCTACGGGCCGGTGGTCGACGCGCTGCGCACCCTCGGGCCACCCCCCGAACCCGAGCGTCTCAACCCGGTCACCGGTGCGCTGCGGCGGCTGCTTCCCGAACTCGGCGAGTTCCTGCCTCCGACCCCGGAACCGCTCGGCGACACCGCCGCCGAACGGCACCGCCTGTTCCGCGGTCTCCACGCGCTGCTGGAGTCCGCGGAGCCCGCCGTCCTCGTGGTCGAGGACCTGCACTGGGCCGACGAGGGGACCCGCGAACTGCTGCGGTTCCTGACGGCCGACCCTCCCCCGGCACTGTCCGTCGTGCTCAGCTACCGCCGGGAGGAGCTGGCGGGCGGCACCCCGCTGGGAAGCGCCTACCGCCCCCCGCAACGGGCACGCAGCGCGGTGGTGACGCTGCGACCGCTGAACGCCGAACAGGTGGGCACCCTGGCCGGCCTGTTGCTGGGCACGGAGCAGGTCGAGGACGGTTTCGCGCGGCAGCTGCACGAACGCACGGCCGGTCTGCCGTTCGTCGTGGAGGAGACGCTGCGGGCACTGCGACCGGGGTGCGAGCGAACCCCCCACGCCTCCGGGGCGCTGCGGGCGGTGGAACAGCTCGACGTGCCGGTGCTGCTGCGCGACGCCATGGCCGAGCGGTTGGCCTCGCTGCCCGAACCGGTGGCGGACCTGGTGCGCGCGGCGGCGGTGATCGGCGTCCCCGCCGAGGCGCGGCTGCTGGGGCGGGTCGCCGGGGTGCCCGACGCCGCGCACCGGATCGTGCGGGCGCTGCGCGCCAACGTGCTGCACGAGGACGGTTCCCGGCACTACGGGTTCCGGCACTGCCTGGCGCGCCGGGCCGTCTACGACACGCTCACCGGCCCGGAGCGGACCGAGCTGCATGAACGGGCGCTGCGCGTGCTCGCCGAACAGGAGCGCCCCCCGCTGATCCAGCTCGCCGAGCACAGCATGGCCTGCGGCAGGATCGCGGACTGGCTGCACCACGGCACGGCCGCCGCCGACCGCGCCATCGGGATGGGAGACGTCGCCACCGCGACGGAACTGCTGTGCTCCCTGCTGGAGGAGCCCTCGCTGTCCACGGCGGACGTGGACCGACTCGCGGTCAAGTTCGGGCACGCTGCCCTCGGCGGGCTGGCGCAGCACCACGTCTCGGCCGCGCTGCGGCGGGTGCTCTCCGACCCACGACTCTCCGACACCGCCAGGGGCGAGGTGCGCCTCAGCCTGGGGCTGCTGTTGCTGCGGCAGACCGCCTGCCTGGCCACGGCGCGTGGCGAGATCGAGCTGGCCGTCGAGGAGCTGCGGCCCTTCCCCGACCGGGCGGCGGTCGGGATGGCCGCGCTGGCCCAGGCCCACGTGGGAACCACACCGTTCGAGAAGTGCTCGGAGTGGACGCGGCGCGTCGAGGTGGTCCTCGACGGCACCGACAGCACGGCCCTGCGCTCGGAGCTGCTGGCCAACGTGCTGCCGGCCGCGCTGTCCGGTTCGGACTCGCCGGAGGTGTGGCGGCACTTCGAACTGCTGCCCTCCTCACCGGGACCCGGCCCGGAGCACCACCACATCGCCCGGGTGCACGGCAACCTCGCCGACGCGTACGCCTGGCTGGGCGAGTACGCGACCGCGCGGGAGCACCTGGGCGAGGCACGAGGACTCGCGCGCGTGACGGGTGGCAGCCCGTACCTGGACAGCACGTTGCACGGGACCGAGACCAGGCTGCGCTGGCTGACCGGTGACTGGGCGGAACTGCCCGAGAGCGCGGCGCGGGCACTGCGGGATTACGGGGAGCTGCGCCCCGTGGCGGTGGAGCTCTCGCTGGTGCTCGGGCTGCACGCGGTGATGCGCGGCGAGTGGGAGAACGCGGAACGGCACCTCGCGGCCACCGGTGTGGACACCCCGGACGAGTCCTTCACCCCCGTGGTGATCGCCGCGGGAGCCGCCCGCGTACGGCTCGGCCTGCTGCGCGGGGACACGGCGGGCGCGGTGAACGCGGCCGATCACGCGGTGGGGGTGGTGCGGCGCAAGGGCATCTGGATCTGGGCGAGCGAGCTGCTGCCCGAGGCCGTGGCCGCCTACACGCGGCTCGGCAGGCGAACCGAGGCTCGGAGACTGCTCGACGAGTTCGTCGCGGCGACGGCGAACCGCCGGAGCCCGCTGGTGGCACCGGCCACGGCGGCGGCACGCGCGGTGCTGTGCGAAACGGGCGGGCAGCGGACGGCGGCGGCCGAATGGTGGGAGACGGCCCGCGCGGGCTACGCCGCGTTGCCGCGACCGTACAGCGCGGCTCTCGCCGGGGAGCGGTGCGCCGCCCAGGGACTCGCCGCCGGGGAGGAGTCGGCGGCGGCACGCATGTCCGAGGTGATCGGCTGGTTCGAGCGGCTGGGGGCCGACCTGGACGCGGCTCGTTGCAGGCAGCTGCTGCGGGGCAGCGGCGTGTCACCGCCCTCCTCCCGGAGGGGACGCCGAGGCTACGGTGACGAGCTCTCGCCCCGGGAACGGGACGTGGCCAGGCTGGTGGGGCTGGGCAACACGAACCGCGAGATAGCCTCGATCCTGTTCCTGTCGCCGCGGACCGTGGAGCAGCACGTGGCGAAGGTGATGCGCAAGCTGGGGGTCTCCTCCCGGTCGGACATCCGGGCGGAGTGA
- a CDS encoding sulfite exporter TauE/SafE family protein — MIAAVAFGLVIGLAVGLLGAGGSILAVPALVYGVGLPLRIAVPASLLIVALSSVGGLLPRERREKVLWPVALVFGAAGVPAAFAGTAVGGWLPDRWLLLAFAVLMAVVAVRMLSGEDGGDGSCRTDTGGIEWRSCLPRSLLTGAGVGVLTGLFGVGGGFVVVPALTLLLGLAAQRAVATSLVVVLINALGGLVAHAGVLDEVRYPVVLAFAGTALVVSVLAGGLATRLRAETVRHWFAYVVLVIAVGVGTSALLAPAALSG; from the coding sequence GCGGTGGCGTTCGGCCTGGTCATCGGACTGGCGGTGGGGCTGCTCGGTGCCGGTGGTTCGATCCTGGCGGTTCCCGCGCTGGTGTACGGGGTCGGGCTGCCGCTGCGGATCGCCGTACCGGCCTCGCTGCTGATCGTGGCGCTTTCGTCGGTCGGCGGGCTGCTTCCCCGCGAGCGTCGGGAGAAAGTGCTCTGGCCGGTCGCGCTGGTGTTCGGCGCGGCCGGGGTGCCCGCCGCGTTCGCCGGTACCGCTGTCGGCGGGTGGCTGCCGGACCGCTGGCTGCTGCTGGCGTTCGCGGTGCTGATGGCGGTGGTCGCGGTTCGGATGCTGTCCGGCGAGGACGGTGGGGACGGTTCCTGCCGCACCGACACCGGTGGGATCGAGTGGCGCAGCTGCCTGCCCAGGTCGCTGCTGACCGGGGCCGGTGTCGGGGTGTTGACGGGGTTGTTCGGCGTGGGGGGTGGTTTCGTCGTCGTCCCCGCGCTGACCTTGCTGCTGGGCTTGGCCGCGCAGCGGGCCGTGGCCACTTCGCTGGTGGTGGTGCTGATCAACGCGCTGGGCGGGCTGGTCGCGCACGCCGGGGTGCTGGACGAGGTCCGGTATCCGGTGGTGCTGGCGTTCGCGGGCACCGCGCTGGTCGTCTCGGTGCTCGCGGGCGGGTTGGCCACCCGGCTCCGGGCGGAGACGGTCCGGCACTGGTTCGCCTACGTGGTGCTGGTGATCGCGGTGGGAGTGGGAACCTCGGCCCTGCTTGCTCCCGCCGCCCTGAGTGGTTGA